Proteins from a single region of Limibacter armeniacum:
- a CDS encoding aldo/keto reductase, producing MEYRALGNTDIKLSAITYGSFAIGGNMWGGNVHKDSIASVQASLENGVTTIDTAPFYGFGLSEEVIGEAIKGKDRSSIQLLTKFGLVWDGSNQGKGIHFFDAVENGNTIPVYKYAGKGSIIREVEDSLKRLKTDYIDLLQLHWPDDSTAISEVMETMERLVEQGKIRAAGVSNYAVAQLDEAAETFLPASNQVAYSMLNRSIESDLVPYAIQNKVGIIAYSPMERGLLTGKYFQDGKLKEDDHRNEYFKQFDLHKVKGFLDKLSGLAADKSVSLAQLVLRWTTLQDGITVVLAGARNAEQAIQNAKAMEVSLSHEELTFIEKELTHVISAN from the coding sequence TAAAACTGTCAGCGATCACATACGGATCCTTTGCCATTGGTGGTAATATGTGGGGCGGTAATGTCCATAAAGATTCGATTGCTTCCGTTCAGGCTTCGTTGGAAAATGGGGTAACAACCATTGATACAGCACCATTTTATGGATTTGGCTTGAGTGAGGAGGTTATTGGAGAAGCCATAAAAGGAAAGGACCGTTCTTCAATTCAATTGCTGACAAAATTCGGATTGGTTTGGGATGGCAGCAATCAAGGGAAGGGCATTCATTTCTTTGATGCAGTAGAAAATGGGAATACAATTCCTGTTTACAAGTATGCAGGAAAGGGAAGTATCATCAGAGAGGTGGAGGACAGTCTGAAAAGGCTGAAGACAGATTATATAGACTTGCTTCAATTGCATTGGCCAGATGACAGTACTGCCATTAGCGAAGTGATGGAAACGATGGAACGTTTGGTGGAGCAAGGGAAAATTAGGGCAGCAGGTGTAAGCAACTACGCTGTAGCTCAACTTGATGAAGCAGCTGAAACGTTTTTACCAGCCAGTAATCAGGTGGCCTATAGTATGCTGAACAGGTCAATCGAAAGTGATTTGGTGCCATATGCGATTCAGAACAAGGTGGGTATTATTGCCTATAGTCCAATGGAAAGGGGCCTTTTGACAGGTAAATATTTCCAAGATGGAAAATTGAAAGAGGACGACCACCGTAACGAATACTTTAAGCAGTTTGATTTGCATAAGGTTAAAGGTTTCCTCGATAAGCTATCAGGTTTGGCTGCTGATAAATCTGTTAGTTTGGCACAACTGGTATTAAGGTGGACAACCTTGCAAGATGGCATTACAGTGGTGCTGGCAGGGGCAAGAAATGCAGAACAGGCTATTCAGAATGCAAAAGCAATGGAAGTATCTCTTAGCCATGAAGAGCTGACCTTTATTGAAAAGGAATTGACACATGTAATTTCAGCCAACTAA